The genomic DNA CGCTGTTGCAGCATCTGCCGGCATTGCCGGCTGATGCCCGAAAAGCTGCAGCACTGAGCTATCTGGCCCAGGCTCTGCCGTCTGCTTCGCCAGCTGGCATGGCGGATGAAATCGCGCACTGCGTCCTGAACATTCTGGCCACACCCCGGTTTTCCTTCATATTCGGACCGGACGCACGGGCGGAAGTCGCCGTTGCCGGTCAACTCCTGTCGGCACAGGGACGCTATTCGGTCAGCGGAAAGATTGATCGTCTGTGCCGCACCGATGATGGAATGCTGATCGTTGATTTCAAGACCAATGCCCGGGTTCCCCGGAGCGTCGCAGATATGCCGGCGGCCTATATCAACCAGTTGGCGGCCTACCGCGCCCTGTTGCGGCGCAGCTTCCCCGATATGCGCATTGAGGCCGCAATCCTGTGGGTGACGACCGCCCGGCTGGACATGCTGCAGCCGAAACTGCTGGACGCGACTGAAGCGGTCATTCTGGACAAGTCGGAAATAAAAACAATAGGTTGATCAGGACGCCCGGCGGCGGCGGTCGCTGGCTGGTTGATAGGCAACCTTGCAATGATAGGTGCAATAGGGCGCACCTTCCTTTGAATCATGGCCGCAGAAGTGAAAATCATTCCCACCCGGATCGCCGATCGGCCATTTGCAGGTCTGCTCGTTAATGGTCAGGATACTGGCGCGTTTCGAAATCGGAACCACCACATCGTCTTTGGGTTGCGGGGCGATGGCGGCTTGCGCTTCAATCTCCGCCTCAAATTTGAGAGCCGTTGCACCCATGGTCTGGGGCCGCCGCGGTGCTGAGGAGGTAGCGTCCGCATGACTGGCCGATTTGGCCGCTGCATTTGCTCTTGGCTTGCGGGGCCGGGCGGACGTGCCGGGAGATTTCGCGCGCCCTGACAGGCCAAGCCGGTGAACTTTTCCAATCACAGCATTGCGTGTCACACCACCCAGTTGAGTAGCAATCTGACTGGCGCTCAGGCCGTCAGCCCATAATTTGCTCAACAGGGCAACGCGTTCATCGGTCCAGGACATTCTTGTCTCCCAATTTTTGTGCA from Pararhizobium sp. IMCC3301 includes the following:
- a CDS encoding GcrA family cell cycle regulator codes for the protein MSWTDERVALLSKLWADGLSASQIATQLGGVTRNAVIGKVHRLGLSGRAKSPGTSARPRKPRANAAAKSASHADATSSAPRRPQTMGATALKFEAEIEAQAAIAPQPKDDVVVPISKRASILTINEQTCKWPIGDPGGNDFHFCGHDSKEGAPYCTYHCKVAYQPASDRRRRAS